From the Hevea brasiliensis isolate MT/VB/25A 57/8 chromosome 15, ASM3005281v1, whole genome shotgun sequence genome, one window contains:
- the LOC131173941 gene encoding glycerol-3-phosphate acyltransferase ATS11, chloroplastic-like: MVQLVKEDKEANASASGEEEEKNKKKKEKSSLPRTFLNATTEEGLKLLGQYVVLISNHQTEAGPAIIALLLEKTKSYIAENLIYVAGDGVVTDPLC, from the exons ATGGTCCAGCTCGTCAAGGAGGACAAAGAAGCTAACGCTTCAGCTTCAGGCGAGGAGGAAGagaagaacaagaagaagaaggaaaagtctAGTCTGCCGCGAACTTTTCTTAACGCGACAACGGAAGAAGGTTTGAAGCTATTG GGTCAATATGTTGTCTTGATATCCAACCACCAAACTGAAGCAGGCCCTGCCATCATTGCACTATTGCTTGAAAAGACAAAGTCCTATATTGCTGAGAACTTG ATCTATGTAGCAGGGGATGGAGTTGTAACAGATCCTCTTTGTTAG